The window GGATGATCAGCACGCCGTTTTCCAGTTTGGCGGCCGCCTTGTCCCGGTCCACTTCGGCCGGCAGGGTGATCGCCTCTCTCACGTATACTTCACGGCGCTCCTTGCGGTAGTAGTTCCTTTCACTCACTTCCTCGTCCTTCTCACGCTTGGCCTCCAGGGACAGGGTGTTATCCTCCAGTTGAATGCGGATCTCTTCTTTCTTGAATCCGGGCAGATCG is drawn from Candidatus Desulforudis audaxviator MP104C and contains these coding sequences:
- the hsp14 gene encoding archaeal heat shock protein Hsp14, which encodes MRKELSPFDGLELLIRKPVKSLFRLLDEPFEEFAKSAVDVYEEGNDVVIKADLPGFKKEEIRIQLEDNTLSLEAKREKDEEVSERNYYRKERREVYVREAITLPAEVDRDKAAAKLENGVLIIRLPKTGPTRSGTTINIE